One window of Microbacterium sp. Root61 genomic DNA carries:
- a CDS encoding ABC transporter ATP-binding protein — translation MTTALRAEKLTRTFESASGEVHACADIDLELHPGELLVVRGASGAGKTTLLNLLGVLDSPTSGTVWIGDVDTTTLGEDALAELRRENLGFIFQSFGLIPVLSAAENVELPLRIAKTDPAERAERVAAALELVGLGDHAAQRPAELSGGQQQRVGIARAIVTRPRILIADEPTGQLDSRTAATIMDLLSDLAHTQGLAAIVSTHDPLLVARADRVIELHDGRITRVSERDAATAVDDPIDPEDPVAPTGTADAGARDGHPLTRAEARALRDRES, via the coding sequence ATGACCACGGCACTGCGCGCAGAGAAGCTGACCCGCACCTTCGAGTCCGCTTCCGGCGAGGTGCACGCCTGCGCCGACATCGACCTCGAGCTGCACCCCGGGGAGCTGCTCGTCGTCCGCGGCGCGTCCGGCGCCGGGAAGACGACGCTGCTCAACCTGCTCGGGGTGCTCGACAGCCCGACCTCCGGCACCGTCTGGATCGGCGACGTCGACACCACGACGCTCGGCGAGGACGCACTGGCCGAGCTGCGCCGCGAGAACCTCGGCTTCATCTTCCAGTCGTTCGGCCTCATCCCGGTGCTGTCGGCGGCCGAAAACGTCGAACTGCCCCTGCGCATCGCCAAGACCGACCCGGCCGAGCGGGCCGAGCGCGTCGCCGCGGCGCTCGAACTCGTCGGACTGGGCGACCACGCGGCGCAGCGCCCCGCCGAGCTCTCCGGCGGTCAGCAGCAGCGCGTCGGCATCGCCAGGGCGATCGTCACCCGTCCCCGCATCCTCATCGCCGACGAGCCGACCGGCCAGCTCGACTCGCGCACGGCCGCGACGATCATGGACCTGCTCAGCGACCTCGCCCACACCCAGGGCTTGGCCGCGATCGTGTCGACCCACGACCCGCTCCTGGTGGCCCGCGCCGACCGCGTCATCGAACTGCACGATGGGCGCATCACGCGTGTGAGCGAACGGGATGCCGCGACGGCCGTCGATGACCCGATCGACCCGGAAGACCCGGTCGCCCCGACCGGCACCGCGGATGCGGGGGCCCGTGACGGGCATCCGCTCACCCGTGCGGAGGCGCGGGCGCTGCGCGACCGCGAGAGCTGA
- a CDS encoding glutamyl-tRNA reductase: MLMCVTASHKTASFELLERLSVHTTAIAPLISAHDDCVQGAVVVATCNRFEAYVEMDEPVTAAGAVGVEATLLAIEAATGVTPAEFEGSYRVIEGRPVAEHLFAVASGLESVVVGEGEIAGQVRRALADAREKGTTSRELERLFQRASETQRGVKNSTALGRAGRSLVRLALDLADSRIADWSALPVLLVGTGSYAAATLAALRDHGAADISVYSPSGRGERFAAKHGIRSVAADAYAQVAARAELIVTCTTAETPVLSARTLTEGGAGQGAPTVAFGCPVQPAPPVTTTRRLIIDLGLPRNVDPDVVGIDGIDLLDLETIRLHAPLEELQATDAARAVVKDAAHRFAVVGESRAVEPAVVALRTHVFGLLEAEIARAKARGDDGSTEQSLRHLVGVLLHTPTARAHEFARIGRADEYTAALTALFGIELAEPASAAADDELAG; encoded by the coding sequence GTGCTGATGTGCGTGACAGCGAGCCACAAGACGGCCTCCTTCGAGCTCCTCGAGCGCCTCAGCGTGCACACCACCGCGATCGCGCCGCTCATCTCGGCGCATGACGACTGCGTGCAGGGAGCCGTCGTGGTGGCCACCTGCAACCGCTTCGAGGCGTACGTCGAGATGGACGAGCCGGTCACCGCCGCAGGCGCGGTCGGGGTCGAGGCGACGCTGTTGGCCATCGAGGCCGCCACCGGCGTGACACCCGCCGAATTCGAGGGCTCGTACCGGGTCATCGAGGGACGCCCGGTCGCCGAGCACCTGTTCGCTGTGGCCTCGGGGCTCGAATCCGTCGTCGTCGGAGAGGGCGAGATCGCCGGTCAGGTGCGGCGCGCCCTGGCGGATGCCCGGGAGAAGGGCACGACGTCCCGCGAGCTCGAGCGCCTGTTCCAGCGCGCATCCGAGACGCAGCGCGGTGTGAAGAACTCCACGGCTCTGGGCCGGGCCGGTCGCTCGCTGGTGCGGCTCGCACTCGACCTCGCCGACAGCCGCATCGCGGACTGGTCGGCACTGCCCGTGCTGCTGGTCGGCACCGGCTCGTACGCGGCGGCGACGCTGGCGGCGCTGCGCGACCACGGCGCGGCCGACATCAGCGTCTATTCGCCGTCCGGACGCGGCGAGCGGTTCGCCGCGAAGCACGGGATCCGCTCGGTCGCGGCCGACGCATACGCGCAGGTCGCCGCCCGCGCGGAGCTGATCGTGACCTGCACCACCGCGGAGACGCCGGTGCTCTCGGCCCGCACCCTCACCGAGGGCGGCGCAGGCCAGGGCGCGCCGACCGTGGCCTTCGGCTGCCCCGTGCAGCCTGCGCCGCCGGTCACGACGACCCGGCGGCTGATCATCGACCTCGGCCTGCCGCGCAACGTGGACCCGGATGTGGTCGGGATCGACGGCATCGACTTGCTCGACCTCGAGACCATCCGCCTGCACGCGCCGCTGGAGGAGCTGCAGGCGACGGATGCCGCGCGCGCCGTTGTGAAGGACGCCGCGCACCGGTTCGCGGTCGTGGGCGAGAGCCGCGCCGTGGAGCCCGCCGTCGTGGCGCTGCGCACCCACGTGTTCGGCCTGCTCGAAGCGGAGATCGCCCGTGCGAAGGCCCGCGGCGACGACGGCAGCACAGAGCAGTCCCTCCGCCACCTGGTGGGCGTGCTGCTGCACACCCCGACCGCTCGGGCCCACGAGTTCGCCCGCATCGGCCGGGCCGACGAGTACACCGCGGCGCTGACCGCGCTGTTCGGCATCGAGCTCGCCGAGCCCGCGTCCGCCGCCGCGGACGACGAACTCGCCGGCTGA
- the hemE gene encoding uroporphyrinogen decarboxylase, whose translation MPGPADSLLVRALRGERLDRPPVWFMRQAGRSLPEYRDLRVGTRMLDACLEPSLAAEITLQPVRRHGVDAAIFFSDIVVPLRLAGVEVEIQPGRGPVFAEPVRTADDVRRITAISPDAVAQAAGPIREAAALVVAELAASGTPLIGFAGAPFTLAAYLIEGGPSKEHLRARAMMHADPESWHRLAGWLAAVSAAFLAAQVEGGASAVQLFDSWAGSLSPADYRAFVAPHSLSALEPMLGSVPTIHFGVGTGPILADMRLGGRVDAVGVDWRMPLDEAAALLGDATTVQGNIDPALLQAPWPVLEAHVLDVIERGRSARAHILNLGHGVPPETDPAVLTRIVALAHGETA comes from the coding sequence ATGCCTGGTCCCGCCGATTCCCTGTTGGTTCGCGCACTGCGCGGTGAGCGCCTCGACCGCCCGCCGGTGTGGTTCATGCGGCAGGCGGGACGCTCCCTGCCCGAGTACCGCGATCTGCGCGTCGGTACGCGCATGCTCGATGCCTGCCTGGAACCGTCGCTGGCCGCCGAGATCACCCTGCAGCCGGTGCGCCGGCACGGCGTGGACGCCGCGATCTTCTTCAGCGACATCGTCGTGCCGCTGCGCCTGGCCGGGGTCGAGGTCGAGATCCAGCCCGGACGCGGCCCCGTGTTCGCCGAGCCGGTGCGAACCGCCGATGACGTGCGGCGCATCACCGCGATCTCCCCGGACGCCGTCGCCCAGGCCGCCGGCCCGATCCGGGAGGCCGCCGCGCTCGTCGTGGCGGAGCTCGCGGCATCCGGCACCCCGCTGATCGGCTTCGCCGGCGCCCCGTTCACCCTTGCGGCCTACCTCATCGAGGGCGGGCCGTCCAAGGAGCACCTGCGCGCCCGTGCCATGATGCACGCCGACCCGGAGTCGTGGCACCGGCTCGCGGGCTGGCTCGCGGCCGTGTCGGCGGCGTTCCTCGCAGCGCAGGTCGAGGGCGGGGCATCCGCCGTGCAGCTCTTCGACTCGTGGGCCGGGTCGCTCTCGCCCGCCGACTACCGCGCGTTCGTCGCACCGCACTCGCTCTCGGCGCTGGAGCCGATGCTCGGCTCGGTGCCGACGATCCACTTCGGTGTCGGAACCGGCCCGATCCTCGCCGATATGCGGCTCGGCGGACGGGTGGATGCCGTGGGCGTGGACTGGCGGATGCCGCTGGATGAGGCGGCCGCCTTGCTCGGCGACGCCACGACCGTGCAGGGCAACATCGACCCGGCGCTGCTGCAGGCGCCGTGGCCCGTGCTGGAAGCGCACGTCCTCGACGTCATCGAGCGGGGACGGTCGGCCCGCGCCCACATCCTCAACCTCGGGCACGGCGTGCCGCCGGAGACGGACCCCGCGGTCCTGACCCGCATCGTCGCGCTCGCGCACGGGGAGACGGCATGA
- a CDS encoding protoporphyrinogen/coproporphyrinogen oxidase, producing MTDGVEELAAHARDTHIVVVGGGVAGLVAALECAKVGMQVTVVEASDSFGGAVRSAEVAGITVDAGAESYATRGGTVRALIDELGLGDAVVRPAAGRAWVAGIPGVGAAPLPAGSVLGIPDNPWGDDVRRIIGWRGVWRAYLDRLRPPLTIGHERSLGALVRTRMGERVLDRLVAPVTTGVYSARPDDIDVDFAAPGLNSALTRTGSLAGAVAQLTGARTGAPGAAVEGLAGGMSRLVAALTERLIALDAELLSSTEARAVAARDGGGWAVSIHAEDDPRVELRADAVIVATPEAIARALLSPSVPELSGDAGEAPMVEIVTLVLESRALDAAPRGTGVLTVPGSFSAKALTHSTAKWDWVARAADGLHVVRVSFGAQGEEPATARLDDADAAALALAEASALLGVPLQPGDLRGAHRERFTQSQPASVIGRAAASAAARTTVHRRPGLAVVGAWVAGTGLAQVVPDAVNEAELVRRTTLFGAPPADSTL from the coding sequence ATGACCGACGGTGTCGAGGAGCTCGCCGCGCACGCCCGCGATACGCACATCGTGGTCGTCGGCGGCGGAGTCGCCGGGCTCGTCGCGGCACTGGAGTGCGCCAAAGTCGGGATGCAGGTCACGGTGGTCGAGGCATCCGACAGCTTCGGCGGCGCGGTGCGCTCTGCCGAGGTGGCCGGCATCACGGTCGACGCCGGAGCCGAGAGCTACGCGACCCGCGGGGGTACCGTCCGCGCGCTGATCGACGAGCTCGGACTCGGCGATGCCGTGGTCCGGCCGGCGGCCGGTCGCGCGTGGGTCGCCGGCATCCCAGGTGTCGGCGCCGCGCCACTGCCGGCCGGCAGCGTGCTCGGCATCCCGGACAATCCGTGGGGCGACGACGTGCGACGCATCATCGGCTGGCGCGGCGTCTGGCGCGCCTACCTCGACCGCCTCCGTCCGCCGCTGACGATCGGTCACGAGCGCAGCCTCGGCGCCCTGGTGCGCACCCGCATGGGGGAGCGCGTGCTCGACCGGCTCGTCGCCCCCGTCACGACCGGCGTCTACTCGGCGCGTCCCGACGACATCGACGTGGACTTCGCCGCGCCCGGCCTCAACTCGGCGCTCACCCGCACCGGCTCGCTGGCCGGTGCCGTCGCCCAGCTGACCGGCGCGCGCACCGGCGCTCCGGGCGCGGCCGTCGAGGGACTCGCCGGCGGGATGTCGCGGCTCGTCGCGGCGCTCACCGAGCGGTTGATCGCCCTCGATGCCGAGCTGCTCTCCTCGACAGAGGCCCGGGCCGTCGCCGCGCGCGACGGCGGCGGCTGGGCGGTGTCGATCCACGCGGAGGACGATCCGCGCGTAGAACTCCGCGCCGACGCCGTCATCGTCGCGACACCGGAAGCCATCGCGCGCGCACTGCTGTCGCCGAGCGTGCCGGAACTCTCCGGCGATGCGGGCGAGGCGCCCATGGTCGAGATCGTGACCCTCGTGCTGGAGTCCCGTGCCCTCGATGCCGCGCCGCGCGGGACCGGAGTGCTCACCGTGCCCGGCTCCTTCTCCGCGAAGGCCCTGACTCACTCGACCGCCAAGTGGGACTGGGTCGCCCGAGCCGCGGATGGCCTGCACGTCGTCCGGGTGTCGTTCGGGGCGCAGGGCGAAGAGCCTGCGACCGCGCGGCTGGACGACGCGGATGCCGCAGCGCTGGCTCTGGCCGAGGCATCCGCTCTGCTGGGTGTGCCGCTGCAGCCCGGCGATCTGCGCGGCGCGCACCGTGAGCGGTTCACACAGTCGCAGCCGGCGTCGGTCATCGGCCGCGCGGCCGCCAGTGCTGCCGCGCGGACGACCGTGCATCGCCGGCCGGGACTCGCGGTGGTCGGCGCCTGGGTCGCCGGAACCGGCCTCGCCCAGGTGGTGCCGGACGCCGTGAACGAGGCGGAACTGGTGCGCCGCACCACGCTGTTCGGTGCTCCACCGGCCGACAGCACGCTCTGA
- a CDS encoding phage holin family protein — MSSPRGFRDRADDSLFTLIGEVPELVRNLVIAEVNSAKAWVRRTAKDAGVGAGWIVGALFVLFWTVPALGTFVIAGLSSWWPVWLSALVVFLFMLVLTAVLALLGVMRFRKVAKDENPAQSIARDVKEVRDELEL, encoded by the coding sequence GTGTCCAGCCCCCGTGGCTTCCGCGATCGCGCGGATGACAGCCTGTTCACTCTGATCGGCGAAGTCCCCGAGCTCGTCCGCAACCTCGTCATCGCCGAGGTCAACTCGGCCAAGGCCTGGGTTCGTCGCACCGCCAAGGACGCCGGAGTCGGCGCGGGTTGGATCGTCGGCGCGCTGTTCGTGCTGTTCTGGACGGTCCCGGCGCTCGGCACCTTCGTCATCGCCGGTCTGTCCTCGTGGTGGCCGGTGTGGCTGTCGGCGCTGGTCGTGTTCCTCTTCATGCTCGTGCTCACAGCCGTCCTCGCCCTTCTCGGCGTCATGCGGTTCCGCAAGGTAGCGAAGGACGAGAACCCCGCCCAATCCATCGCCCGAGACGTGAAGGAGGTGCGCGATGAGCTTGAGCTCTAG
- the hemQ gene encoding hydrogen peroxide-dependent heme synthase, with the protein MAPDTDPAPAAFTLWAVLRRDPQHPVTEPDETELASITALIEEGGVTVRGFYDVSGLRADADLMIWLHGPNPDELQRDLRRLRRTELLRHLLPVWNAMGVHRDAEFNRAHVPGFLRGVPAREWLCVYPFVRSYEWYLLPEEDRRRMLAEHGRRGAAFETVTANTVASFALGDYEWILPLEADDLGDLVDLMRDLRYTDARRHVREEVPFYTGRRLELHEIPEVLQ; encoded by the coding sequence ATGGCTCCCGATACCGACCCTGCTCCCGCCGCGTTCACTCTGTGGGCGGTGCTGCGCCGCGATCCGCAGCATCCCGTCACCGAACCGGACGAGACCGAGCTCGCTTCGATCACGGCACTGATCGAAGAAGGCGGCGTCACCGTGCGCGGCTTCTACGACGTGAGCGGTCTGCGGGCGGATGCGGATCTCATGATCTGGCTGCACGGTCCGAACCCCGACGAGCTGCAGCGCGACCTGCGCCGGCTCCGTCGCACCGAACTGCTGCGGCACCTGCTGCCGGTGTGGAACGCGATGGGCGTGCACCGCGACGCCGAGTTCAATCGCGCGCACGTCCCCGGCTTCCTGCGCGGGGTTCCGGCGCGGGAGTGGCTGTGCGTCTACCCGTTCGTGCGCAGCTACGAGTGGTACCTCCTTCCCGAGGAGGACCGCCGCCGCATGCTCGCCGAGCACGGCCGCCGCGGCGCCGCGTTCGAGACCGTCACCGCCAACACGGTGGCATCGTTCGCGCTCGGCGACTACGAGTGGATCCTTCCGCTGGAAGCCGATGACCTCGGCGACCTCGTAGACCTGATGCGCGACCTGCGTTACACCGACGCGCGCCGCCACGTGCGCGAGGAGGTCCCGTTCTACACCGGCCGCCGCCTCGAGCTGCACGAGATCCCCGAGGTGCTCCAGTGA
- the hemC gene encoding hydroxymethylbilane synthase codes for MTSALRLGTRRSALAMAQSGHVADALAAASGRPVELVPIVSEGDVSRASLASLGGTGVFATRLREALLAGECDLLVHSLKDLPTAQPPGLVIAATPTREDARDVLVTRDGTPIDALPEGALVGTGSPRRAAQLRRRNPRVVVQDLRGNVDSRLGRVRDGELDAVILAAAGLARLGVAHDDLRFESLELAAWPTAPGQGALAVEIREDAPAELAAAVALLDDEPTRVAITAERTVLTVLEAGCHAPVGAHAEVIGEELHLQAVVYTLDGLHRIAADRTFALGPGYAREPGSSNGANAADGANPIARAARAGSDVARRLLERGAADIVPRESTP; via the coding sequence ATGACGAGCGCGCTCCGCCTGGGCACGCGTCGCAGCGCGTTGGCAATGGCGCAGTCCGGCCATGTCGCGGATGCTCTGGCTGCGGCATCCGGACGTCCTGTCGAGCTCGTCCCGATCGTCTCCGAGGGCGACGTGTCGCGTGCCTCCCTCGCCTCGCTCGGCGGCACCGGCGTGTTCGCGACGCGGCTGCGGGAGGCGCTGCTGGCGGGGGAGTGCGACCTGCTGGTGCACTCGCTCAAGGACCTGCCCACGGCGCAGCCGCCCGGACTGGTGATCGCCGCGACCCCGACTCGTGAGGACGCCCGCGACGTGCTCGTCACGCGCGACGGGACGCCGATCGATGCTCTGCCGGAGGGTGCCCTCGTCGGCACCGGCTCTCCGCGCCGGGCGGCACAGCTGCGCCGCCGCAACCCGCGGGTCGTCGTGCAGGATCTGCGCGGCAACGTCGACTCGCGGCTGGGGCGCGTGCGGGACGGCGAGCTGGATGCCGTCATCCTCGCGGCCGCCGGACTCGCGCGGCTCGGCGTCGCCCACGACGACTTGCGGTTCGAGTCGCTGGAGCTGGCGGCCTGGCCGACCGCGCCGGGACAGGGCGCGCTGGCGGTGGAGATCCGCGAGGATGCCCCGGCCGAGCTCGCCGCAGCCGTCGCCCTGCTGGACGACGAGCCGACCCGGGTGGCGATCACGGCCGAGCGCACGGTCCTGACGGTCCTGGAGGCCGGATGCCATGCACCGGTCGGCGCCCACGCAGAGGTGATCGGAGAGGAACTTCACCTGCAGGCGGTCGTCTACACCCTGGACGGTCTGCACCGCATCGCAGCGGACAGGACGTTCGCTCTCGGCCCGGGGTATGCTCGGGAACCAGGCAGCAGCAATGGCGCGAATGCTGCCGATGGCGCGAACCCGATCGCGCGTGCTGCGCGCGCCGGGTCCGATGTCGCCCGTCGGCTGCTCGAACGTGGGGCGGCCGACATCGTGCCACGAGAGTCGACCCCATGA
- a CDS encoding uroporphyrinogen-III synthase → MNTAPHNAVPKPLAGWRVLVPRGGPWGDGVAATLRSQGAVPVVAPLINFAPTNDQASLEQALADLAAGAFQWLTVTSATTADVLYAYRAVVPPTTRVAAVGETTAAALQSMGYRVDLIPERDNSAAGMAEQLIALEPEPRDILTLRSEIAKPVLTRMMIDAGHRVRSVVAYRTVGVPVTEKIAHDVNSGRINAILVTSGSVAEQVHEQFPDIPESTVIAAIGPRTAKDARRAGLSVDVVAERQTVDALIHAVSSFSLPHASDEFSV, encoded by the coding sequence ATGAACACAGCACCCCACAACGCAGTACCCAAGCCCCTCGCCGGCTGGCGCGTCCTCGTGCCACGCGGTGGACCATGGGGCGACGGTGTCGCGGCCACGCTGCGCTCGCAAGGAGCCGTGCCGGTCGTGGCCCCGCTCATCAACTTCGCGCCGACGAACGATCAGGCCTCCCTCGAGCAGGCACTCGCCGACCTCGCGGCCGGCGCGTTCCAGTGGCTCACCGTGACCAGCGCGACCACCGCCGACGTGCTCTACGCGTATCGCGCGGTGGTGCCGCCGACGACCCGTGTCGCCGCCGTGGGCGAGACGACCGCCGCCGCGCTGCAGTCGATGGGCTACCGCGTCGACCTCATCCCCGAGCGCGACAACTCCGCGGCCGGCATGGCCGAGCAGCTGATCGCCCTCGAACCGGAGCCCCGCGACATCCTGACCCTGCGCAGTGAGATCGCCAAGCCGGTGCTGACGCGCATGATGATCGACGCCGGCCATCGGGTGCGCAGCGTCGTCGCGTACCGGACGGTGGGGGTGCCGGTCACCGAGAAGATCGCGCACGACGTGAACTCGGGGCGCATCAACGCCATCCTGGTGACGAGCGGATCCGTCGCCGAGCAGGTGCACGAGCAGTTCCCCGACATCCCGGAATCCACCGTGATCGCTGCGATCGGACCCCGCACCGCCAAGGATGCGCGCCGTGCGGGTCTCAGCGTGGACGTCGTCGCCGAGCGACAGACCGTGGACGCGCTCATCCACGCGGTCTCGAGCTTCTCGCTGCCGCACGCGTCGGACGAGTTCTCGGTCTGA
- the hemB gene encoding porphobilinogen synthase, with protein sequence MSFPTHRPRRLRQSPAVRRLVRETRLDPAQLILPAFVREGIAEPVEISSMPGVQQHTLDSLRRSATDAAAAGIGGIMLFGVPAVRDARGSGADDPRGILNVATEALVAEVGDALVVQTDLCLDEFTDHGHCGVLAADGSVDNDATLERYAAMGLAQARAGSPMLGLSGMMDGQVAHVRAALDAEGFTDTLLLAYSAKYAGAFYGPFREAVDSQLQGDRRTYQLDPANAREGVREAVLDVEEGADVVMVKPALPYLDVLAEVRATVDVPVWAYQVSGEFAMIEAAAANGWIDRRGAVLESLLSIRRAGADAVLTYFALEAAAWLRE encoded by the coding sequence GTGAGCTTCCCGACCCATCGACCGCGGCGCCTGCGGCAGAGTCCCGCCGTGCGTCGCCTCGTCCGAGAGACGCGCCTGGATCCGGCGCAGCTGATCCTTCCCGCGTTCGTGCGGGAGGGCATCGCCGAGCCCGTCGAGATCTCCTCGATGCCCGGCGTCCAGCAGCACACCCTCGATTCGCTGCGTCGATCGGCGACGGATGCCGCGGCCGCCGGCATCGGCGGCATCATGCTGTTCGGCGTGCCCGCCGTGCGCGATGCGCGCGGGTCGGGCGCGGACGATCCCCGCGGCATCCTGAACGTCGCGACGGAGGCGCTCGTCGCCGAGGTGGGCGACGCGCTCGTCGTGCAGACCGACCTGTGTCTGGACGAATTCACCGACCACGGACACTGCGGAGTGCTCGCCGCGGACGGCAGCGTCGACAACGACGCGACCCTGGAGCGGTACGCCGCGATGGGGCTCGCGCAGGCGCGCGCGGGGTCGCCGATGCTCGGGCTCTCCGGAATGATGGACGGGCAGGTCGCGCATGTGCGCGCCGCGCTCGACGCCGAGGGCTTCACCGACACCCTGCTGCTGGCGTATTCGGCGAAGTACGCAGGCGCCTTCTACGGACCGTTCCGCGAGGCCGTCGACTCTCAGCTGCAGGGCGATCGCCGCACCTATCAGCTCGACCCGGCCAATGCGCGCGAAGGCGTGCGGGAGGCCGTGCTCGATGTCGAGGAGGGCGCCGACGTCGTGATGGTCAAGCCCGCTCTGCCGTATCTCGACGTGCTCGCCGAGGTCCGCGCGACCGTGGATGTGCCCGTCTGGGCGTACCAGGTGTCGGGTGAGTTCGCGATGATCGAGGCCGCGGCCGCCAACGGCTGGATCGATCGTCGCGGCGCCGTGCTCGAGTCGCTCCTGTCCATCCGCCGTGCCGGCGCCGACGCGGTGCTGACCTACTTCGCACTCGAGGCTGCCGCCTGGCTCCGCGAGTAG